Proteins from one Sylvia atricapilla isolate bSylAtr1 chromosome 1, bSylAtr1.pri, whole genome shotgun sequence genomic window:
- the UQCRB gene encoding cytochrome b-c1 complex subunit 7, with the protein MAARASVAGGGRLLDKVRKWYYNAAGFNKLGLMRDDTLHEDEDVKEALKRLPEHLYNARVFRIKRALDLSLKHQILPKDQWVKYEEDHPYLEPYLKEVIRERQEREAWNRK; encoded by the exons TTGCAGGAGGTGGTCGCCTGTTAGACAAGGTTCGCAAGTGGTATTACAATGCAGCTGGGTTCAACAAACTTG GATTAATGCGAGATGATACATTGCATGAAGATGAGGATGTAAAAGAAGCCTTGAAGAGACTTCCAGAACATCTGTACAATGCAAGAGTGTTTCGCATAAAGCGAGCGCTGGACTTGAGCTTGAAACATCAGATCCTTCCCAAAGACCAGTGGGTGAAGTATGAAGAG gatcACCCTTATCTTGAACCATACCTAAAAGAAGTAATCCGTGAAAGACAAGAAAGGGAAGCATGGAACAGGAAGTAA